TAAATAGAAACACTATAAATCTACAAAATTTTGCAACTTTACTCTCTAAAAATGAAAAAATAATTTCATTAATATTTATACAATATATTCTTTAATATTTATACAATATATTCTTTAATATTTATACAATATATTCTTTAATATTTATACAATATATTCTTTAATATTTATATTTTACTATAGAGGTTTTTTATAATAGAATATACATCATAGAGTATAAATTTAATTAGCAAAAGGATGATTTTAATGATTATAGTAACTGTTGAAAATATATGCAAAAGTTATGGTGAAAAAACTTTATTTAAAGAAGTTTCTTTTACTATAAGTAACGAAGATAAAATAGGGTTAATAGGAGTTAATGGTACAGGTAAATCTTCCCTCTTAAAAATTATTACCGATAAAGACACTCCTGATGGTGGTTTAATTAATGTTCCCAAAGGAACTACTATTGAATATTTAGATCAAAATCCAGTTTTAGATTCTAACGCTACAATATTAGAACAAGTGTTTAAAGGTAATTCTAAAATAATGTCTGTAATAGCTGAATATGAAAAAACTTTAGATTTAATTTCTAAAAACCCAGAGAATACAAAGTTTCAAAACTATTTATTAGAACTAACTAATAAAATGGATTCTTTAAACGCTTGGGATCTTGAAAGCAAAATTAAAACCGTTCTTACTAAACTTAACATAACAGACTTTGATAAAAAGATAAAAGAACTTTCTGGAGGACAAAGAAAAAGAGTTGCATTATGTAGCGCCCTAATCTCTCCTTGCGATTTACTAGTATTAGATGAACCAACAAACCATATGGATAATGATACTATAGATTGGCTTGAAAATTATCTTCAAAATAGAAAAGGTGCTCTTTTAATGGTAACTCATGATAGATATTTTTTAGATAGAGTTGTTAACAAAACTTTAGAGCTAGATTATGGAACTATGTACACTTATAATTGTAATTATTCACAGTTTGTAGAAAAGAAAGCTGAAAGAATAACCTTAGAAAACTCTTTAGAAGAAAAAAGACAAAGTCTTTATAAAAAAGAATTAGAATGGATTAGAGCTGGAGTCCAAGCAAGAGGTACTAAGCAAAAAGCAAGGATAAAAAGATTTGAAAAATTAGGTGAAAGTAATTATAACCATAATAGTGAGGATATTGATATATCTGTAGCTCATTCACGATTAGGTAAAAAAATAATTAATATAGAAAATCTAAATAAAAAATTTGAAAATAGAACTTTAATAAAAGATTTTAGTTGTATATTACTTAGAAATGATCGTATTGGTATAGTTGGAAATAATGGTATGGGTAAATCTACACTTTTGAACATTATTACAAATAGATTGACCCCAGATAGTGGTTCTATTGATATAGGTACTACAGTAAATATTTCATATTTCTCGCAACATTCAGAAGATATGAATCCAAATTTAAGAGCTATAGAATATATAAGAGAAACAGCTGAATTTATAACTACAGCAGATGGAACTAAAATAAGCGCTTCGCAAATGATGGAAAGATTTCTTTTTACAGATGATATGCAATGGTGTTATATTTCAAAATTATCCGGTGGAGAAAAAAGAAGACTATATCTTTTAAAAATTTTAATGACCGCTCCTAATGTACTTATGCTAGACGAACCAACCAACGATCTAGATATTGATACATTAAAGGTTTTAGAAAACTATATTGACGAATTTAATGGTCCTGTTATATCAGTATCCCATGATAGATATTTTTTAGATAGAACTTGTAATAAAATCTTTCACTTTGAAGGCAACGGAAAAATTTCTGAGTACATTGGAAACTATTCAGACTTTATAGCAAAGAAAAAAGAATTTGCAAATATAACTTTAAAAGAAGAAAAAACAAATAAAGTTTCAAAAGAAACTAATAACCAAAATACAAATGCTCCAAAATTAAAATTTTCTTATAAAGAAAAACTCGAATATGAAAATATAGAAAAAGAGATAGAAAAGCTAGAAGAAAAATTATCTAAAATAGAAGCAGAAGTAGAAGAGAATGCATCTGATTTTATGAAACTTGAAGATATTTTGAAAGAAAAGGATAAAGTTGAGGAAGAATTACTATTTAAAATGGAAACACAAGAATATTTAGAAAATCTTGCCCAAGAAATAGAGAAAAATAAGAAAAGTATTTAAATTAGCTTTAAAGATTGAGAATTAAAATAAGAAATATTTTTGTTAAATAGCTAGCTAGAAAAATAAAGGATACTAATATTTGTGCCCTAATATTTAAGCTAACGCTCTAATGCCACCTCCTGTGGCAACAAGAGCTAAGTAAACGTCCTGTTTACTTCACACTTAAATATTAGTTCACAAATAAAGTATTCTAATTATTTTTCTAAATATCTATTTTCTCTAAAAGTATTTATTATTTTAATAACCTTTTAAAGTGTAATTTTTTTATGTTAGAAATAAGTAAAAACTTCTAAAATTTGTTCGAATGCCTTTTACAGCAAATATCATTATTTTTAACACACAGGAAGATAGTATAACTCTTTAAAAATTATAGTTTTATATCATTTAATTGAAGGTCACTCCATTATTTGTTTCTACAAAATCAACTACAGCATTTGCAATTTTATCTATTTGCTCATAATTTAAAGTATCTGGAGTATCTGTAGGCTTATGAATTAAATCTTCTATATTTTCCTGTGCAAAGAAAAAATTAGGAATACTTTCATTTTCAAAGCTCTTGTGGTCACTTGTACCTCTTACATCTGTATCTCTAAATTCAATATTATGCTTTTTAAGAGTAGTTTTCATAGAAGCATACAATTTATCAGATACTTTACTTTTATTTTTAAGAGCAAGCTTTCCACCTTTTTTAGCACCTATACAATCTATATTAATGTTATACAGATTATCATATAATTTAGGTACTTCATGAACAAAATCCTTGCTTCCTCCTAGTCCTTCTTCTTCTCCATTAAAGGCACATATAACTATATCCATATCAAAAGATTTTTCCGCTGATTTTTTCTTTAAATCATTAGCTACTTTTATTAAAGCTGACATACCAGAAGCATTATCTAACGCTCCTCTAATAAGCTTTCCATCTTCATATCCTGCATGATCAAAATGTGCTGATATTACTACTGCTTTTTTACTGTCTTTACCTTTTATAACACCTACAACATTATTAGCTAATATTAGTTTGTTACTTATTTTATCATTTTCTTTAGAATCTATTATAATGCTCTGATAATACTTTTGGTAATAACTATCATTAAATAGAGGTGATAATCCTATATCTTTAAAAATTTTACTAACATATTCTTCAGCCTTTTTATTTCCTTTAGAACCAACTAATCTACCTTCAAATTCATCAGAACATAGCGTATTTACGACTTCTTTAGTAGTTGTAAATTTCACAGTTTCTTTATCCTGTGTGGATTTAGATGATTGTTCGCTAGTAGCTGTTTTATCTTTACTTTCTGTAGATTTCATACTAGTTGTGTTAGAGGTACAAGCTGTAAGGGTTATAGCTATTGTTAAAACAGCACATAATTTTTTAAGATTCTTAATAATAATCCCCTCCCATATGTATATTTATGATGACACTAATAACTTTATTGAAGTCACAATATTACCTTCACATTCTTTCTTTCAATGACTTCATTATTTCATACACCTAGTATATCATGTATTTTCCATTTTATGTATATAATATTGTAGTAAAGCATACATATCCTTATTTCTAAACAAAAGGAATATAGTATAACTTTTTAAATATAATTTTCCAGAATGTAAAAAGGGTAAATACATTGGATTAATCGAAACTTCCTACCCTTTTTACTATTTCTATGTTTAAATTGGCATTTATTTTCATTAAGCTTGAGTGATTAATTTATGTTTTGCAATAAGCTTTTAAAAATTATAAAATCAAATCTAAATTCTATATATAAATATCTAAAAAAGCGCTAGCCCGGTTGGAGACTTTCTATAGTAATTAATTTATATTTCTATAGAAAAAAACATTAATTTTATTCACAATAATCGACGTAGCCAGAAAGTTTTTCTTAAATATTATAATATAAAAATATTTTTTTATTAGAAATTCACAACTATAAATAATATATTTATACATAATCTTAGTAACTTTATATATAGTAGAACTTATTAAGTTTATATAAAAACTAATTGAAATTAATGGCTTTATATATTAAATTTGTTTGCTAACGCAAATAAGATTGAGTGTAAATTTAATTTATAGAAATTTTATAAAGATACATTTTATTGACATGCTACGCATCAATTTTCTAACGAAAATTTTTTGAATTCCTTTTCTATTATTTTTGATTATAGGAAATTATATTTTTAAATTTAGGCTAGCTTAAGTATATTAAAAATTGGGATATGTAGCGTAAAGGGCATTCGAAAAAGCTTAGATATTCTTATTTGTTTTTTGAAAATATATTAGAAAAAACTGATTGTTTGAGCGAATAGCGAGTTATCATTTTTTTCAATATATTTTACAAAAACAAAGTTAGAATATATTAGCGAATTGAGTTGCCCTTCTAGACACATATCCCTTTTTAATATACTGAAGGTAAACTATCTTTTAAGTCGTAATTTTCTTATTTTACCCCATTTTCTAGGTAGTCTCTCATTCTAGTATTCCATAAATCATAATATTTTTTATTTTCATTTTTAACTTGAAGTAAAAATTCATCTAATACATCAAGTTTATTTAAGCCTTTCATTAAATGTCTTGGATATATAACAGTTTTAGAATAATTATTTTTGGGATCTATTATTCTTAACTTATACTTTTTGTCTACATAGATATCTTTACATCTTATATCTAATTTTTTAAAATTTAATTTTTCAAATTCTTTTATAAGTTTAACTATATTATGGGTTAATCTTTTGTTTATCCCATTTTGTTTTATATAATGATCCAATCTTTCTCCCCTTATGTATTCCCTTAATATAAAATAATCTCCGTAATCATATATTTTAGGAAAATATCTACTATTATTAGTTCTCTCTAAGATTTCTCTTTCTTTTTTGCATACCTTTTTTTCTTTAAAAACTTTTATTACCTTTTTATCTGGTAATAAATATACTATACCATTATGTCCACTTCCTAAAAATTCACCTTTTCTAAGCATACTTTCTGCTTTATTATTTAGTTCTATATAATATTCTTGCTTTTCCATGACTCCACCTTATACATTAATCTCTTTACGATATTATATGAACACAAAATAAAATAGTGCTAAAGTTCACATCTACACTTTAGCACTGTTTTATTATTTATATATTTTATTTCGTATTATAGATATGTATTAATATAAATTGTACTGTATTTAAATTTTTCTAAGTACATCATTATTTAATTTTACATTCTTTTGTATCACAATCTATTATAGTTCTTTTAAATTCATTTTTAATAATTAAAAATTGTTCCATATCATTTAAGAATTGAAAAAGCAAAGCCCTATTTTCGAATTCTTCCCTAGTGTTTGGCAAATTCATCTTTTTAAAACTTTCCCTTAAATTCTCTAAATCTAGGATCAGATCTTCTCCTGCATTTTCTTCATAAAGAGAATCTGCTACTTTTTTTGTAAAATCTGCTATCATTTCTGTTTGTTCATAGGTCATGAAAAATTTATTAAAATGTTGCCTCATTCTTTTTAATGTTTCAAATTGTTGTATTCTCATCTCCATATAAGCTACATAATAACTTACATCTAAAAGAAAATAGTTATTTAAATTTATATATGCTCTTTTTTTAGCTTTAAGAAGCCTTTCTTCCAAATTATTAAATAATTCATCTTCTTTAAGAGAAACTGAAAGTTTTCTTAAAGCTATGGACATTTGAATAAGTATTTCTTTCATATGATCCTCTATATAAACTTGATCTTCTTTTATTTCCCTTTCTATACTTGGAATATATAAATTGAATAGTAATGCTACCCCTGCTCCTATTAACATTAATGAAATTTCATTTAAAAATAAATTTATGCTTACATTATTTTCTAACAATATATGTGTCACTAATACAGAATTTACTACAATTCCTTCCTGTAAATTAAATTTAACTGCTAAAGGTATGAACAAAAGTAAAAATAACCCGAAAACTATAGCATTATAACCTAGTATAGTAAACAAAGTCGAAGATATAGCTAAAGCCAATAAGCAGGCTATTATTCTTTGAATTGCTACATTTAATGATTTTCTTTTTGTATTTTGAATACTTAAAATAGTAATTATCCCAGCGGCTACTGAATATTTAAGTCCCAAAGCCGCTGCAATACTCATGGCTATTGTAGCTCCAACTGCTGTTTTCAATGTTCTATAACCAATAAACCTCATATTCTATATTTACTCCTTTTATATAATGACATATGAAAATTTCTCTAATTTATCCTATGGCTTTCCGCTCTAATACTACTCTCTTTTTAAAAGTAAGAGTAAATATTTAATACCACAATCTATGACTAAGAGTTTCTAAGCTTTAATAGAATTAAAAACTCTCTTTGAAGCTTAAAAATCTATTTATTTTATTATATTATAAATATAATAATTACAAAATATTAATTTTATTAATTTATTAACTTATACCAAAATTTAATATAAGTCCTAGCTATTAAATTTTAGCAAGGACTTATATTATTAAATATTAAATTTATGTTTCTTATATTTATTTTATCTTTAAGTTAGATATATAAATAAATTTAGAGTATTATATGCCATAAATATTTAGCTGCTAGATAATATTAAGTTCATAGTTTTAAATTTTATAATATGAAAAATATTTAAAAGAATATGTTATAAAATAACTATTAAATTCACAGTTTTAAAAATCCACATTTAATATTTCTTTAAATTTATTTAAATCTGTTATAGGTTCTCTACAAGAATAATTTTCACATATATAAACTGTAGTTTTATCCTCTATAGAAGTTTTACCTTTAATATTTTTATTTATTTTTTCTATTTTATCACTTTTATCATTTAAAGTTATTATTGAAAAAGGCATATATCTATTATTTATTTCATCTATAAATTTATAAAATTCTACATCTCTCTTCTTATAAGCTACTGTTATTTCTTTTATAGGTAAAACATTATACATATATGCTATTATAGAAAATAAGTGATACACTGGTCTACTTTTTATATTTGATGCAAAAACTTTAAACTGCTTATCGACTAAATCTTTGTATCTATCTTCTCCTGTAATATAGTAAAGTGAACTCATAACTAACGAAGCTACCGCATTTCCTGAGGGCATAGCTCCGTCATAAATTTCTTTTGGTCTAACTATAAGCTCTTCACTATTTTTACTATACAGATAAAATCCGCCCTTTTCTTTATGCCAAAATAACTCTATCATTTTATCCGCAATTTTTATGGATTTTTCTAAATAATAAACATCAAAACTTCCTTTATATAGTTCTATAAGAGCCCATGAAAAGAAAGCATAGTCATCTATAAAACCTTCATTTCCTTTTTCTCCTTCTCTAATACGTGCGTACAACGTCCCCTTTTCATCCATTAAATTTTCTATTATAAAATCTGCTGATTTTTTTGCTACTTCTATATAACCATCATTTTTAAAGCTCTTACCAGCTTTAGAAAAAGCTATTATCATTAAAGCATTCCATGAAGTTAAGATTTTATCATCTTTATAAGGATGTATTCTTTTTTCTCTATGTTCAAATAACTTTTTTCTGAGTTTTTCTAATCTATCTTTATTATTTTTTATTTCCTTTAAATCTGTGTTTATGACATTAGGTATATTTTTATTTTCAAAGTTTCCTTTAGAAGTTATATCATAAACTTTGCAATAAAATTCTCCTTCTTCTTCCCCTAAAATATCTATTATTTCATTTTTAGTCCATGAATAAAATTTACCTTCTATCCCTTCAGAATCTGCATCCTCTGCAGAGTAAAATCCACCTTCTTCAGATGTCATGAAATTTTTTACATAAGTTAATATTTTTTCTGTTATTTCTTTATATAATGGATTCTTTGTAGCTTCATAGGCCTCTGTATAAGCCATAGATAAAAGTGCATTATCATAAAGCATCTTTTCAAAATGAGGTATAAGCCATTTGTTATCTGTAGAATATCTAGAGAATCCAAAACCTATGTGATCAAATATTCCCCCTTTATAAATACTTATTAAGGTTTTATTTATAATTTCTAATGCCTTCTTATCCTTTTTAAAATAATAGTACCTTAATAAAAATAATATATAATAAGCTGTAGGAAATTTAGGATATGTACCAAAACCACCATATTCACTATCAAAATTATTTACTAGACTTTGAAAAGCCTTTTCCACAATATATTTTTCAAGTTCATCTTCTCTATGATTATCTTCAAATCTTTCTATTTGTTCTAAAATTCTATCACTAGATTCTAATACTCTATTTTTATCTTCTATCCAAAGATTATTTATGGATCTTAAAATATCCATAATTCCAGGTATATTGTACTTTCCCCATTTTGGGAAATAAGTTCCTGCAAAAAAAGGTTTTTTATCTGGAGACATTATTATTGTTAATGGCCAACCACCACTGCCTGTATATGCTTGACAAAAACTCATATATATACTGTCTATATCTGGTCTTTCCTCTCTATCTACCTTTATAGAAATAAAGTTTTCATTTAAAACTTTTGCTACCTCTTCATCCTCAAAAGATTCCCTTTCCATAACGTGGCACCAATGACATGTTGACTTATGTACCCACTAAGAATATCCAATAGATAAAAAAATTAGTTTATCTTCTGATTTTGCTTTAGAAAACGCTTCTTCACTCCAAGGATACCAATCTACAGGATTGTAAGCGTGTTGAAGAAGATATGGGGACTTTTCTTTAATTAATCTATTGGACTTACTTGTTAAGTGCATAAAACCACCTCCTTATAATTTTATTAATATAATTTAGTATACCCATCAAAAATACTTTAAGTCCCACTTAAAGTAAAAAAGGATAAAAAATAAAGTTTTACTGTAATAATAAGCGATGACTTTTATATCTTTTAAAATCTAAATTAAATATATTATTTTGAAAACATTATAAATCTCTAATCATATCAT
Above is a window of Clostridium sporogenes DNA encoding:
- a CDS encoding ABC-F family ATP-binding cassette domain-containing protein, which codes for MIIVTVENICKSYGEKTLFKEVSFTISNEDKIGLIGVNGTGKSSLLKIITDKDTPDGGLINVPKGTTIEYLDQNPVLDSNATILEQVFKGNSKIMSVIAEYEKTLDLISKNPENTKFQNYLLELTNKMDSLNAWDLESKIKTVLTKLNITDFDKKIKELSGGQRKRVALCSALISPCDLLVLDEPTNHMDNDTIDWLENYLQNRKGALLMVTHDRYFLDRVVNKTLELDYGTMYTYNCNYSQFVEKKAERITLENSLEEKRQSLYKKELEWIRAGVQARGTKQKARIKRFEKLGESNYNHNSEDIDISVAHSRLGKKIINIENLNKKFENRTLIKDFSCILLRNDRIGIVGNNGMGKSTLLNIITNRLTPDSGSIDIGTTVNISYFSQHSEDMNPNLRAIEYIRETAEFITTADGTKISASQMMERFLFTDDMQWCYISKLSGGEKRRLYLLKILMTAPNVLMLDEPTNDLDIDTLKVLENYIDEFNGPVISVSHDRYFLDRTCNKIFHFEGNGKISEYIGNYSDFIAKKKEFANITLKEEKTNKVSKETNNQNTNAPKLKFSYKEKLEYENIEKEIEKLEEKLSKIEAEVEENASDFMKLEDILKEKDKVEEELLFKMETQEYLENLAQEIEKNKKSI
- a CDS encoding M28 family peptidase; the encoded protein is MKSTESKDKTATSEQSSKSTQDKETVKFTTTKEVVNTLCSDEFEGRLVGSKGNKKAEEYVSKIFKDIGLSPLFNDSYYQKYYQSIIIDSKENDKISNKLILANNVVGVIKGKDSKKAVVISAHFDHAGYEDGKLIRGALDNASGMSALIKVANDLKKKSAEKSFDMDIVICAFNGEEEGLGGSKDFVHEVPKLYDNLYNINIDCIGAKKGGKLALKNKSKVSDKLYASMKTTLKKHNIEFRDTDVRGTSDHKSFENESIPNFFFAQENIEDLIHKPTDTPDTLNYEQIDKIANAVVDFVETNNGVTFN
- a CDS encoding protein kinase produces the protein MEKQEYYIELNNKAESMLRKGEFLGSGHNGIVYLLPDKKVIKVFKEKKVCKKEREILERTNNSRYFPKIYDYGDYFILREYIRGERLDHYIKQNGINKRLTHNIVKLIKEFEKLNFKKLDIRCKDIYVDKKYKLRIIDPKNNYSKTVIYPRHLMKGLNKLDVLDEFLLQVKNENKKYYDLWNTRMRDYLENGVK
- a CDS encoding aromatic acid exporter family protein: MRFIGYRTLKTAVGATIAMSIAAALGLKYSVAAGIITILSIQNTKRKSLNVAIQRIIACLLALAISSTLFTILGYNAIVFGLFLLLFIPLAVKFNLQEGIVVNSVLVTHILLENNVSINLFLNEISLMLIGAGVALLFNLYIPSIEREIKEDQVYIEDHMKEILIQMSIALRKLSVSLKEDELFNNLEERLLKAKKRAYINLNNYFLLDVSYYVAYMEMRIQQFETLKRMRQHFNKFFMTYEQTEMIADFTKKVADSLYEENAGEDLILDLENLRESFKKMNLPNTREEFENRALLFQFLNDMEQFLIIKNEFKRTIIDCDTKECKIK